The Miscanthus floridulus cultivar M001 chromosome 7, ASM1932011v1, whole genome shotgun sequence genome includes a region encoding these proteins:
- the LOC136464768 gene encoding 2'-deoxymugineic-acid 2'-dioxygenase-like, whose product MAEPLSNGAVYQSVPESYVLPEHKRPGRSPPSSAAGIPVVDLGGDDPDRMAEQIVAAGREFGFFQVINHGVPEDVMSAMMSAAEEFFKLPTEEKMAHYSTDSTKLPRFHTSVGKEQEQLLYWRDCLKIGCYPFEEFRHQWPEKPAGLAAALEPYTAAVRGVALRVLRLAASGMGLADEAHLEAGGELTAGPVIMNVNHYVACPDPSLTLGIAPHCDPNVVTVLMDNGVRGLQARRRHRHGHQGDGEGWVDVDPPPGAFVVNFGHQMEVVTNGRVRAGEHRAVTNARAPRTSVAAFVMPAMGCVVSPAAGMVAEGEAPFLRPYTYQEFVGVYTASNGDRDAVLARLRNHNG is encoded by the exons ATGGCCGAGCCCCTCTCCAATGGCGCCGTCTACCAGTCGGTGCCTGAGTCCTACGTGCTCCCGGAGCACAAGAGGCCCGGGAGATCGCCGCCGTCTTCCGCAGCGGGGATACCTGTAGTCGACCTCGGCGGCGATGACCCCGACAGGATGGCGGAGCAGATCGTCGCCGCCGGGAGAGAGTTTGGTTTCTTCCAG GTGATCAACCACGGCGTGCCGGAGGACGTGATGAGCGCCATGATGAGCGCGGCGGAGGAGTTCTTCAAGCTCCCGACGGAGGAGAAGATGGCGCACTACTCCACCGACAGCACGAAGCTGCCGCGGTTCCACACGAGCGTCGGCAAGGAGCAGGAGCAGCTCCTGTACTGGAGGGACTGCCTGAAAATCGGCTGCTACCCGTTCGAGGAGTTCAGGCACCAGTGGCCCGAGAAGCCAGCCGGGCTCGCGGCGGCGCTGGAGCCGTACACGGCAGCGGTCAGAGGCGTGGCGCTGCGCGTGCTGCGGCTCGCCGCGTCGGGGATGGGGCTCGCCGACGAGGCGCACTTGGAGGCCGGCGGGGAGCTCACCGCGGGGCCGGTGATCATGAACGTGAACCACTACGTGGCGTGCCCGGACCCGAGCCTCACGCTGGGCATCGCGCCGCACTGCGACCCCAACGTCGTCACCGTCCTCATGGACAACGGCGTCCGCGGCCTGCAGGCGCGGCGGCGGCACCGGCACGGGCACCAAGGCGACGGGGAAGGGTGGGTCGACGTGGACCCCCCACCCGGCGCGTTCGTCGTCAACTTCGGGCACCAGATGGAGGTGGTCACCAACGGGCGCGTGCGCGCCGGCGAGCACCGCGCGGTGACCAACGCGCGCGCCCCGCGCACGTCGGTGGCCGCGTTCGTCATGCCCGCGATGGGCTGCGTCGTGTCGCCGGCGGCCGGGATGGTGGCAGAGGGAGAGGCGCCCTTTCTCAGGCCCTACACGTACCAGGAGTTCGTCGGCGTGTACACCGCGTCCAACGGCGACAGAGACGCCGTCCTGGCGCGGTTACGGAACCACAATGGCTGA